From the genome of Sphingomonas sp. OV641:
ACAAGCGCCGTGTACAACTTCTCGGCCCGAGCGACGAAAGCTTGGAGAAGGACGGCTTCCTCCACTACCGCATCCCTGAGGAACTGATCGAAATCCTGCGGAACAGCGAGGTGTATGCCCGCCTCAAAACGCAGGTGATGTACTGCTTCGAGTCGAAATACGCCCTCTGCCTCTACGAGATGATCGAGCGGCGGATCGGCCTCGAATACAAGCAGACCGAGGAGTTTACGATTGAGGAGCTGCGCGGGCTGCTCAACGTGCCCGCTGGCAAGCTGGAGCGGTTCGCCGATCTCAATAAATACTGCCTCAAGGTGGCGGTGGAGGAGATCAACAAGCTCTGCCCCTTTTACGTCGATTTCACCCCCATTAAGAAGGGCCGCAAGGTCGAGCGGATCGCGCTCCACTGGTTCCCGAAAACCTCCAGCGGGAAGCGGGACGCGCAAAGCCTGATCGACCAGCACAGCGTCGTCCGTCGCGCCAAGATGCGCGGGCTGGCAGCCGAACTGCCGGTGCTGGTGGATTTTAGCGCGCCGGCCGAAAGGTGAGCTGTTACCCCAAAACTCACCGATAGGCCTGCTGCCAGTTTAAAGGTGGACGTGTTCACGTGCTTTCGTGATATCATGTTCACACGTCAACACGTGGGCTGAGGGTGATCTGGGTGCTACCTTCAGATGCGGTCACTCACCCAGCCCTTGCATGTTCCAATCGGGCCGGATCATTCGGATCAACCCCGCTTCCAACCCTGGCGCGGTCAGCACCGGAAGCCCGTGCCACGTTGAATCCTCAGGGGTCGCGATCAGGATCTCGACACGGCTGCCTACATTAAGCGCCCTCAGGATAAGGCCTTTGATGCGCGCACTAGTGCGTTGCCGGGCGTGACCGCGAACATAATGCGCCATGCGGCCCCGCAAACCGCGCTGGGTCAGTCCTATATAGCGGATGATCCCG
Proteins encoded in this window:
- a CDS encoding replication initiation protein — protein: MPQPALADGSFRTLTQRGKGNPFNPSHYGEIVKPGELVDIVELSPLTLADRRTYNLLIANAWERIGEPIVHRIAKTALKGTHQGNERIEASLLRLMGTIAIVTIRKSGKSYKRRVQLLGPSDESLEKDGFLHYRIPEELIEILRNSEVYARLKTQVMYCFESKYALCLYEMIERRIGLEYKQTEEFTIEELRGLLNVPAGKLERFADLNKYCLKVAVEEINKLCPFYVDFTPIKKGRKVERIALHWFPKTSSGKRDAQSLIDQHSVVRRAKMRGLAAELPVLVDFSAPAER